From a single Fusobacterium ulcerans ATCC 49185 genomic region:
- a CDS encoding cold-shock protein: MLKGTVKWFNKDKGFGFISGEDGNDYFVHYSNINSKGFRSLEEGQAVTFEVTEGNKGPVASNVTVA, encoded by the coding sequence ATGCTAAAAGGAACTGTAAAATGGTTTAACAAAGACAAAGGGTTTGGATTTATTTCTGGTGAAGATGGAAACGATTATTTCGTACACTATTCTAATATCAATTCAAAAGGATTTAGATCTTTAGAAGAAGGACAAGCTGTAACTTTTGAAGTTACTGAAGGAAACAAAGGTCCAGTTGCTTCTAATGTAACTGTAGCATAG
- a CDS encoding GNAT family N-acetyltransferase, producing MYIKTERLVIRDLEQKDIPELIRIVWQKNVLKFMKDWSENTSFPDVLQKYIDWHQKQKNSTDIYESKRYAVVLPNDDKLIGIVGMGLEDVVNEVEMAYFIDEEHQGKGYAAEVLSALFDWCISVSDLPYLILIIDCANIASCRVAEKVGFELFEKRTPISHKQPNMVSDSYFYYRKYR from the coding sequence ATGTATATTAAAACTGAAAGGCTTGTGATTCGTGACTTGGAACAAAAAGATATACCTGAATTAATCAGAATAGTATGGCAGAAAAATGTTCTTAAATTTATGAAAGATTGGTCTGAAAATACTTCATTTCCAGATGTACTTCAAAAATATATTGATTGGCATCAAAAGCAAAAAAATTCTACAGATATATATGAAAGCAAACGTTATGCTGTTGTACTTCCAAATGATGATAAATTAATTGGTATAGTTGGAATGGGACTTGAGGATGTAGTTAATGAAGTGGAAATGGCATATTTCATTGATGAAGAACATCAGGGAAAAGGATATGCAGCTGAAGTGTTGTCTGCATTATTTGATTGGTGTATATCTGTATCTGACTTACCATATCTTATTTTGATTATAGATTGTGCAAATATTGCTTCTTGCAGGGTGGCAGAGAAAGTTGGATTTGAATTATTTGAAAAGAGAACTCCAATAAGCCATAAACAGCCAAATATGGTTAGTGATAGTTATTTTTATTATCGAAAATATCGTTAG